The Paracoccus sediminicola genome has a segment encoding these proteins:
- a CDS encoding multicopper oxidase family protein codes for MAAAFVIPRAGFAQPAALALQATTRTLDIDGRAATVFGLINGNGTPGLILDPGQRFLLDLTNDLTEPTIIHWHGQIPPNAQDGVPDMPMPLLKPGETRAYDFEAAAGTHWMHSHVPIQEMQLLAAPLIVRRPEDLRVDRQEVTMFLHDFSFRSPEEVLEEIRSGKGHDEAAEAEMSQPADPHAGHDMGGGMPMNGMSEMGGMTMAGMSGMQMDLNDFDFDAYLANDRTLSDPEVVQVEKGGRILLRVINGAAATVFWLDSGEVPGRLVAVDGQPVQPLPGTRFGLAMGQRLDIELDLPTGGGAWPILALREGAQERTGLILATAGAKVPVMLGMADEAAPAFDIDLAQEAALRAVAPLTERVADASPMVMLGGQMQPYRWTINDRVFEDRIPVTAKTGQRVEIMCHNMSMMGHPMHLHGHHFQVVAINGRRFSGALRDTVYVPPMSMVTVALDAGEAAEWMLHCHHMPHLASGMMTTFAVSA; via the coding sequence ATGGCCGCAGCTTTTGTCATCCCGCGCGCGGGCTTTGCGCAGCCAGCCGCGCTGGCATTGCAGGCAACGACGCGCACGCTTGACATCGATGGCCGCGCCGCCACTGTTTTCGGGCTGATCAACGGCAACGGAACGCCCGGGCTGATTCTGGACCCCGGCCAGCGTTTCCTGCTGGACCTGACCAATGATCTGACCGAGCCGACGATCATTCATTGGCATGGACAGATCCCGCCGAACGCGCAGGACGGCGTTCCCGATATGCCGATGCCGCTGCTGAAGCCAGGAGAGACGCGTGCCTATGATTTTGAGGCCGCAGCAGGCACGCACTGGATGCACAGCCATGTGCCCATTCAGGAGATGCAGTTGCTGGCCGCACCCCTGATCGTCCGCCGCCCTGAGGATCTGCGAGTTGATCGGCAAGAGGTCACCATGTTCCTTCACGACTTTTCGTTCCGCTCGCCGGAAGAGGTGCTGGAAGAAATCCGCTCGGGAAAGGGGCATGACGAGGCCGCCGAAGCCGAAATGTCGCAACCAGCCGATCCCCATGCCGGTCACGACATGGGTGGCGGCATGCCCATGAACGGGATGTCGGAAATGGGTGGCATGACCATGGCCGGTATGAGCGGGATGCAGATGGACCTGAACGACTTCGATTTCGATGCCTATCTGGCGAATGACCGCACCCTGAGCGACCCAGAGGTCGTGCAGGTCGAGAAGGGCGGCCGTATCCTGCTGCGGGTCATCAACGGGGCTGCGGCCACGGTATTCTGGCTCGACAGCGGCGAGGTTCCGGGTCGGCTTGTTGCGGTGGATGGCCAGCCGGTGCAGCCCTTGCCAGGAACGCGCTTTGGTCTGGCCATGGGGCAGCGCCTGGATATCGAGCTTGACCTGCCCACCGGAGGCGGCGCATGGCCGATCCTTGCTCTGCGCGAAGGCGCGCAGGAGCGCACCGGCCTTATCCTTGCGACCGCTGGCGCCAAGGTGCCGGTCATGCTTGGAATGGCAGACGAGGCCGCACCTGCATTCGATATCGACCTTGCACAGGAAGCCGCCTTGCGGGCCGTTGCTCCGCTGACGGAACGAGTTGCCGATGCATCACCCATGGTGATGCTGGGCGGGCAGATGCAGCCCTATCGCTGGACCATCAACGACCGCGTGTTCGAGGATCGGATTCCGGTTACGGCCAAAACAGGCCAGCGGGTCGAGATCATGTGCCACAACATGTCGATGATGGGCCATCCCATGCATCTGCATGGCCATCATTTCCAAGTTGTCGCGATCAATGGCAGACGGTTTTCCGGTGCATTGCGCGACACGGTCTATGTGCCGCCCATGTCGATGGTCACGGTGGCGCTGGATGCGGGCGAGGCGGCGGAATGGATGCTGCATTGTCACCACATGCCGCATCTTGCCAGCGGCATGATGACGACGTTCGCGGTCTCGGCGTGA
- a CDS encoding DsbA family protein, with translation MFQRRMILTLALTAPAMAIAPRLSWAGHSLPPEFRRQLEHDANAPIFGNPDGDATLIEFFDYNCQFCRAMMPVVDAVLGADPGLRMVMREWPVFGEGSVFAARAALASRKQGRYADFHRALMSQKPRAERASVLRVARSMGLDTQQLQRDMGGPEIAQHIQQSNALAEAMGLVGTPTFIAGSDSRFGAISSTELAELVAASRGN, from the coding sequence ATGTTTCAGCGACGCATGATCCTGACCCTGGCCCTTACCGCCCCGGCGATGGCCATCGCACCGCGCCTATCTTGGGCTGGTCATTCGCTTCCACCCGAATTCCGCAGGCAGCTTGAACATGACGCGAATGCGCCGATCTTCGGCAATCCTGACGGCGATGCGACTCTGATCGAGTTCTTCGACTATAACTGCCAGTTCTGCCGTGCGATGATGCCAGTGGTGGATGCCGTGTTAGGAGCCGATCCCGGCTTGCGGATGGTGATGCGGGAATGGCCGGTCTTTGGCGAGGGTTCGGTTTTCGCGGCCCGCGCGGCGCTGGCGTCGCGCAAGCAGGGCCGCTACGCCGACTTTCATCGCGCCTTGATGAGTCAGAAACCCCGGGCCGAAAGGGCCAGCGTCCTGCGTGTTGCGCGATCCATGGGTTTAGACACTCAGCAGTTGCAGCGCGATATGGGCGGCCCGGAGATTGCCCAACATATCCAGCAGTCCAATGCGCTGGCCGAGGCGATGGGGCTTGTCGGCACACCCACCTTCATCGCCGGATCGGATTCGCGCTTTGGCGCCATTTCATCAACGGAACTGGCCGAACTGGTTGCGGCCTCGCGTGGCAATTGA